One part of the Mariniblastus fucicola genome encodes these proteins:
- the mqnB gene encoding futalosine hydrolase — MSKILLLVPTEFELNKLRPHLNHLDNENVEVAVCGFGPIAAAARTATLIQQVQPTAILLTGIAGAIGDSLSVGQASVFSDVLIDGIGAGSGEEFESAQSMGWNFWGTIGARLDLVGGSGAGSLLTVCAASGSQAQADSRCERFPGAIAEDMETFAVAFAAAVANVPLTAIRGISNVAGDRAKGNWKIDEALVAAAALVNKWTSAA; from the coding sequence ATGAGTAAGATTCTGCTGTTGGTGCCGACCGAGTTTGAGCTGAACAAGCTTCGTCCGCACCTGAACCATTTGGACAACGAGAACGTGGAAGTCGCCGTTTGCGGTTTCGGGCCGATTGCTGCTGCGGCCAGGACGGCGACACTGATCCAGCAGGTGCAGCCGACGGCGATATTACTAACCGGGATCGCAGGCGCGATTGGCGATTCTCTATCGGTCGGCCAGGCATCTGTTTTCTCTGACGTCTTGATCGATGGCATCGGAGCCGGTTCGGGCGAAGAATTCGAGTCGGCTCAGTCGATGGGTTGGAACTTTTGGGGAACGATCGGGGCGAGGCTTGATTTGGTTGGAGGCAGCGGAGCAGGATCGTTGCTGACCGTTTGCGCGGCTTCCGGGTCGCAGGCTCAAGCAGATTCTCGCTGCGAACGATTTCCCGGCGCGATTGCAGAAGACATGGAGACTTTTGCCGTTGCCTTCGCGGCGGCGGTCGCAAACGTTCCTCTAACGGCGATTCGCGGCATCTCGAACGTGGCTGGCGATCGTGCGAAAGGGAATTGGAAAATCGACGAAGCACTTGTTGCCGCGGCAGCGTTGGTAAACAAGTGGACTTCGGCGGCATAG
- a CDS encoding sugar phosphate isomerase/epimerase family protein gives MNNRRNFLAATAASAALLSTTTARIFAADPPVRTEPSMMKLSLAAYSFNSLYARRGTLEQIAAAKMSLEKFITYCAQQGLGAAELTGYYFPKDVTPEYLASIKQLTHRLGIDISGTAIGNNFCLPDGEAREAQLAMCRDWIDYAAMMGAPVIRIFAGNKSKDDTEEVAIDRCVAGINQSLEYAATKGVFLALENHGGITATPKQMLKIIDKVDDSPWFGVNFDSGNFRTDDPYRDLATIAPYAVNAQIKVAVSPNNAGKQPADIPRVIKILKDAKYRGYVTLEFEEQKPFEEIPKYLDQLRELIG, from the coding sequence ATGAACAACCGACGCAACTTTCTTGCCGCGACGGCAGCTTCGGCTGCACTTTTGAGTACGACCACAGCCCGCATCTTTGCGGCTGACCCGCCGGTGCGGACCGAGCCATCGATGATGAAGCTCAGCCTCGCCGCGTACAGTTTCAACAGCCTGTACGCGCGTCGCGGAACGCTTGAGCAAATTGCTGCGGCGAAAATGTCGCTGGAGAAATTCATTACTTATTGCGCACAGCAAGGCTTGGGTGCGGCGGAACTGACGGGATACTACTTTCCCAAAGACGTGACGCCCGAGTATCTGGCCTCAATCAAGCAACTGACTCATCGGCTGGGCATCGACATTTCGGGTACTGCGATCGGCAACAACTTTTGCTTGCCCGACGGCGAAGCGCGGGAGGCTCAGCTTGCGATGTGCCGCGACTGGATCGACTACGCCGCGATGATGGGTGCGCCTGTGATTCGCATCTTTGCCGGCAATAAATCGAAAGACGATACCGAGGAAGTCGCAATCGATCGTTGCGTTGCGGGAATAAATCAGAGCCTCGAATATGCGGCGACCAAGGGCGTTTTTCTGGCACTGGAAAACCATGGCGGCATCACTGCGACGCCCAAACAAATGCTCAAGATCATTGATAAAGTCGACGACTCGCCGTGGTTCGGCGTGAATTTTGACAGCGGAAATTTCCGTACGGACGATCCGTATCGCGACCTTGCAACGATCGCACCCTACGCGGTCAACGCCCAGATCAAAGTTGCCGTTTCACCCAACAATGCCGGCAAGCAACCTGCAGACATTCCTCGTGTCATCAAGATCCTCAAAGATGCCAAATATCGTGGCTATGTGACGTTGGAGTTTGAAGAACAGAAACCGTTCGAGGAAATTCCAAAGTATCTGGATCAGCTACGCGAGTTGATCGGGTGA
- a CDS encoding 1,4-dihydroxy-6-naphthoate synthase, translating to MNDPKIRLAISTCPNDTFAFHALMNRLVDWRGLDFEIRLLDIQQLNDGLFAGSFDVAKASFHAAVLLADSMWVLPSGSALGFGVGPLLLSAQPNQTPVIKVDSVTLCPGTHTTATMLFRLFYGDANVEQELFSDIMPRLKNQTADFGVCIHEGRFTWEENGLSLVEDLGTRWENETDSPLPLGGILASKSLDRDTVTKVQAVIRESIEFSNANPDAALPTMRKNAAEFDDDVLMKHVELYVNDWTVDLGEVGRKALAVLSQEARKCGLATTKHELEIYDE from the coding sequence TTGAACGACCCAAAAATTAGACTGGCAATCTCCACCTGCCCCAACGACACGTTCGCGTTTCATGCTCTGATGAATCGCCTTGTGGATTGGCGAGGCCTCGATTTTGAAATCCGGTTGCTCGACATCCAACAACTCAATGACGGTCTGTTTGCGGGCTCCTTCGATGTTGCCAAAGCCAGCTTTCACGCGGCTGTGCTGCTGGCCGATTCAATGTGGGTGCTGCCGAGCGGATCGGCACTCGGATTCGGCGTCGGACCACTGCTTCTGTCTGCCCAACCGAATCAAACGCCTGTGATCAAAGTCGATTCGGTTACGCTTTGCCCCGGAACTCACACAACGGCGACCATGCTTTTTCGACTGTTCTACGGCGACGCAAACGTTGAGCAGGAACTGTTTTCAGATATCATGCCGAGGCTGAAAAACCAGACCGCTGACTTTGGCGTTTGTATTCACGAAGGGCGTTTTACCTGGGAAGAAAACGGATTGTCGCTCGTCGAAGACCTTGGCACACGCTGGGAGAACGAAACCGATTCGCCGTTGCCACTTGGAGGGATTCTGGCCAGTAAATCTCTCGATCGTGATACGGTGACGAAAGTCCAGGCGGTGATTCGGGAATCGATTGAGTTTTCAAACGCCAATCCAGACGCGGCGCTACCAACGATGAGAAAGAACGCGGCCGAGTTTGATGACGATGTGCTGATGAAGCATGTGGAGCTGTATGTGAACGACTGGACGGTCGATTTGGGCGAGGTCGGCCGCAAGGCTTTGGCAGTACTTTCGCAGGAAGCTCGCAAGTGCGGGTTGGCGACAACAAAACACGAATTGGAAATCTATGATGAGTGA
- the ftsH gene encoding ATP-dependent zinc metalloprotease FtsH yields the protein MDQNSKRPSEPKNSSTTWFALIIVASLAVCLFLVLSQNRKTLTFSQFEALVAETKYVDSFSEELEDGYSGKITIKTKGRTEREFVVEKPNDLKISDTEIQGTCFYYEKAKSIDGEPYGTRTNFTVVKSDSDSAPSINEQLASSNIRWQFLKPSFFEEYGGLLLLMALTLGLFYFMIRRLGGAGGPMQFGRSRGKLYAEEDLGVSFSDVAGIDEAVEEVREVVDFLKSPEKYQRLGGKIPCGVLLVGPPGTGKTLLAKAIAGEADVPFYSLSGSDFVEMFVGVGAARVRDMFQQAEAKAPCIIFIDELDALGKTRGGQPVGGHDEREQTLNALLVEMDGFSSNSGVIVMAATNRPETLDQALMRPGRFDRHVLVDRPDVRGREEILKVHVKNVKLDPNVDLKKVAAISPGFGGAELANLVNEAALLAARKEQNSVVMENFNEAVERVTAGLEKKQRVMNTEEKQRVAYHEAGHALVAYVLPNTNPVHKVSIIPRGLAALGYTMQRPTEDRYLMTKSELESELQILVAGTMAEELVYKDISTGASNDLERATDIARGMVTRYGMSSLGRVNFQPDRSSPFLAGSGGSVGGQLYSEVTAREIDQEVSRIIEEAVEKVRDTLKVRKQALVALTERLIEVESVDSEELKSIMDENSPGPLLVPGTNVKSETEAEPDQNDEEHGTDLNAAQ from the coding sequence ATGGATCAAAACTCAAAACGACCTTCCGAACCCAAAAATAGCTCGACGACGTGGTTTGCACTGATCATCGTCGCTTCCCTCGCCGTATGCCTGTTTCTGGTTCTTTCGCAGAATCGAAAGACGCTCACGTTCAGTCAATTCGAAGCTCTGGTTGCTGAAACGAAATATGTCGACAGCTTTTCCGAAGAGCTCGAAGACGGATACAGCGGCAAGATAACCATCAAAACAAAGGGCCGAACCGAGCGAGAGTTCGTGGTTGAAAAGCCCAATGACCTGAAAATCAGCGACACCGAGATTCAGGGAACCTGCTTTTACTACGAGAAAGCCAAATCGATTGACGGCGAACCGTACGGAACGCGTACGAACTTCACCGTTGTGAAAAGTGATTCTGATTCGGCGCCGTCGATCAACGAGCAACTGGCCTCGAGCAACATTCGCTGGCAATTTCTCAAACCATCGTTCTTCGAAGAGTACGGCGGCTTGCTGTTGCTGATGGCTCTGACCTTGGGCTTGTTTTACTTTATGATCCGTCGACTCGGCGGAGCCGGTGGGCCGATGCAGTTCGGTCGTAGTCGCGGAAAGCTGTACGCCGAAGAAGACCTTGGGGTCAGCTTTTCTGACGTGGCCGGAATCGACGAAGCGGTCGAAGAAGTCCGTGAGGTCGTCGACTTTCTCAAGTCCCCCGAAAAGTATCAGCGGCTGGGCGGAAAGATTCCTTGCGGCGTGCTGCTCGTTGGACCTCCCGGAACCGGGAAAACGCTGCTGGCGAAAGCCATCGCTGGCGAAGCTGACGTTCCATTCTACAGCCTCTCCGGAAGTGACTTTGTGGAAATGTTCGTCGGCGTCGGTGCAGCGCGTGTTCGAGACATGTTTCAACAGGCTGAAGCCAAGGCTCCCTGTATCATTTTCATCGACGAGCTGGACGCGCTTGGGAAAACACGTGGCGGCCAACCCGTCGGCGGTCACGACGAACGCGAACAAACGCTCAACGCGTTGCTCGTTGAGATGGACGGATTTTCCTCCAACAGCGGCGTGATCGTGATGGCGGCAACCAACCGCCCTGAAACACTCGACCAGGCGTTGATGCGTCCAGGTCGCTTTGATCGCCACGTTCTGGTCGATCGGCCTGACGTTCGCGGACGCGAAGAAATCCTCAAAGTTCACGTCAAGAACGTGAAGCTGGATCCAAATGTTGACTTGAAGAAAGTCGCTGCGATCAGCCCCGGGTTCGGCGGTGCGGAACTGGCCAATCTGGTCAATGAAGCCGCGTTGTTGGCGGCTCGAAAAGAACAGAACTCCGTCGTGATGGAAAACTTCAACGAAGCCGTCGAACGTGTGACTGCCGGTTTGGAGAAAAAACAGCGGGTGATGAACACGGAAGAAAAACAACGCGTTGCGTACCACGAAGCCGGACACGCGTTGGTGGCTTATGTGCTTCCGAACACCAACCCGGTCCACAAAGTCTCAATCATCCCACGCGGTCTGGCAGCGCTCGGTTACACCATGCAGCGTCCAACCGAGGATCGTTACTTGATGACCAAGAGTGAGCTCGAGAGTGAGTTGCAGATTCTGGTCGCGGGAACGATGGCTGAAGAGTTGGTCTATAAAGATATCTCAACGGGAGCCTCGAACGATTTGGAACGAGCCACTGATATCGCTCGCGGTATGGTGACGCGATATGGCATGAGCTCGCTGGGCCGAGTCAATTTCCAGCCGGATCGCAGCAGTCCGTTCCTCGCCGGTTCAGGCGGTTCGGTCGGAGGTCAACTTTATAGCGAAGTCACGGCGCGGGAGATTGATCAGGAGGTCAGCCGCATCATCGAAGAGGCGGTCGAGAAAGTTCGCGATACGCTCAAGGTCCGTAAGCAGGCTTTGGTCGCACTTACCGAACGATTGATCGAAGTCGAGTCCGTTGATTCGGAGGAACTGAAGAGCATCATGGATGAAAACTCTCCAGGTCCGCTGTTGGTTCCAGGGACCAACGTCAAATCCGAAACGGAAGCAGAGCCTGATCAGAACGATGAGGAACATGGGACTGACCTCAACGCGGCTCAATAG
- a CDS encoding PQQ-dependent sugar dehydrogenase gives MKMLSNLTCVGLILISTAVASAQTGGFSEINFERVADGLSRPIFATSAPGDPDRLFVVEQHSADIKILDLATNTVTGTFLDLPNGVTTGNEQGLLGLAFHPDYASNGLFYVNYTNSNGDTQVQEYSRLNANQADTSSARNILSIDQPFSNHNGGWMGFGQDNLLYVGTGDGGSANDPLGNSQDITNNLLGKMLRIDVNGDDFAADANRNYAIPNSNPFVGQTGDDEIFAYGLRNPWRSSFDRQTGDLWIGDVGQNAREEINVLLNGTSGQNYGWRDREGTVGSALAGAIDPIYDYSHGSGDLQGFSVTGGYVYRGPIEALDGHYFFADFVTDNLWSMKLDGTDETLFDGTNFSDFVNWTDLISTDFGTVNNISSFAEDGNGNLYIVGLDGEIFRLVSVPEPASGLILLGLGGLMAMRRRR, from the coding sequence ATGAAGATGCTTTCGAACTTGACTTGTGTTGGCCTGATTTTGATTTCGACCGCTGTCGCTTCGGCGCAAACCGGTGGCTTCTCAGAGATCAATTTCGAACGCGTCGCTGACGGACTTAGTCGTCCAATCTTTGCAACTTCGGCTCCCGGAGATCCAGACCGATTGTTTGTTGTCGAGCAACATTCGGCGGATATCAAAATTCTGGATCTGGCAACGAACACGGTGACTGGCACGTTCCTCGATTTGCCGAACGGTGTGACGACTGGAAACGAACAGGGACTGTTAGGTCTGGCGTTCCATCCTGACTATGCCAGCAACGGACTTTTCTACGTCAACTACACGAACAGCAATGGTGACACGCAAGTCCAGGAGTATTCTCGACTCAACGCGAATCAGGCGGACACGAGCTCAGCAAGAAACATTCTTTCGATCGACCAACCGTTCTCCAATCACAACGGAGGCTGGATGGGATTTGGCCAGGATAACCTTCTTTATGTTGGAACCGGCGATGGAGGAAGTGCCAACGATCCGCTAGGCAACTCGCAGGATATTACCAACAACCTGTTAGGCAAGATGTTGCGGATCGACGTCAATGGAGACGACTTTGCCGCCGATGCGAATCGAAATTATGCCATCCCGAATAGTAATCCGTTCGTGGGGCAAACAGGAGACGATGAAATTTTCGCCTACGGTTTGCGGAATCCCTGGCGGAGCAGTTTTGATCGCCAAACCGGAGATTTGTGGATCGGAGACGTTGGGCAAAATGCCCGCGAAGAAATCAATGTGTTGCTAAACGGAACCAGCGGACAGAACTATGGCTGGCGTGACCGTGAAGGAACCGTCGGCAGCGCGTTGGCCGGCGCAATTGATCCGATCTATGACTACTCTCACGGTAGCGGCGACTTGCAAGGATTCTCGGTCACCGGCGGCTACGTTTATCGCGGACCGATCGAAGCGCTCGACGGACACTATTTCTTCGCGGACTTCGTGACGGACAATCTGTGGTCGATGAAACTTGACGGAACCGACGAAACGCTTTTCGACGGCACGAATTTCAGTGACTTTGTTAACTGGACGGACCTGATCAGCACGGATTTTGGAACCGTGAACAACATTTCTTCGTTCGCCGAAGACGGAAACGGCAACCTGTACATCGTCGGTCTCGACGGGGAGATTTTCCGTTTGGTATCGGTTCCAGAACCGGCCTCCGGATTGATCCTGTTGGGCCTTGGCGGATTGATGGCGATGCGTCGGCGAAGATGA
- the dxr gene encoding 1-deoxy-D-xylulose-5-phosphate reductoisomerase: MTQPKRISILGVTGSIGQSTLDVVRQTDGMSVFAMSGHSALESLVEAAKEFQPKFVVATSQSAADGFDFGDLPAGTELLVGSHHIAQIASAPEVDVVVAAIVGIAGLPGTMAAVEAGKTVALANKESLVVAGSLITAMAASSGSRILPVDSEHSAVFQALQSGQPNEVSRIVLTASGGPFRDFSDSELKTVTVEQALAHPTWQMGDKISVDSATMMNKALEVIEARWLFDLPAAKIEVVVHPQSIVHSMVEFVDHSTVAQLSPPDMRLPIQYALTWPDRIAGVSPPLDLSRPQTLEFIPPDTDRFPALKLGFDVAARGGTSGAVLNAANESAVAAFLKRELSFTDIAIACQEILEQHDFIADPNLEQLMACDQWARQELAKWISV; the protein is encoded by the coding sequence ATGACCCAACCGAAACGAATCAGCATTCTTGGCGTCACAGGCAGCATCGGCCAAAGCACGCTGGACGTTGTGCGGCAGACTGACGGGATGTCGGTTTTCGCGATGTCCGGGCATTCGGCGCTGGAGTCGCTCGTGGAAGCCGCGAAAGAGTTTCAGCCGAAATTCGTCGTAGCGACCAGCCAATCCGCGGCCGACGGTTTTGACTTCGGAGATCTGCCGGCAGGGACCGAGCTTCTTGTCGGTTCTCACCACATCGCCCAGATCGCGTCTGCTCCGGAAGTCGACGTCGTCGTGGCGGCGATCGTGGGAATCGCGGGGCTGCCAGGCACGATGGCAGCAGTAGAAGCTGGCAAAACCGTGGCTCTCGCGAACAAGGAGTCGCTGGTCGTCGCGGGCTCCCTGATCACGGCGATGGCGGCCAGCAGCGGCAGCCGAATCCTGCCCGTAGACAGCGAACACAGTGCCGTTTTTCAGGCTTTACAGTCCGGTCAGCCGAACGAGGTGTCCCGAATCGTGCTGACGGCCAGCGGCGGGCCGTTCCGGGATTTTTCGGATTCTGAGTTGAAAACTGTCACCGTTGAGCAAGCATTGGCGCATCCGACATGGCAGATGGGTGATAAAATATCGGTCGATTCGGCGACCATGATGAACAAGGCGCTGGAAGTCATCGAAGCCAGGTGGCTATTTGATTTGCCGGCTGCCAAAATCGAAGTCGTGGTGCACCCTCAATCGATCGTGCACTCGATGGTTGAATTCGTCGACCATTCGACGGTTGCTCAGCTGAGTCCGCCGGATATGCGGTTGCCGATTCAGTACGCGTTGACATGGCCCGACCGAATCGCGGGAGTCAGTCCGCCGCTGGATTTGAGTCGACCGCAGACGCTGGAGTTTATACCGCCGGACACGGACCGGTTTCCGGCTTTGAAACTGGGATTTGATGTCGCGGCCAGAGGTGGGACGTCGGGAGCTGTTTTGAATGCAGCGAACGAATCTGCCGTGGCTGCGTTTTTAAAAAGAGAACTTTCGTTCACTGACATTGCGATCGCGTGTCAGGAAATTTTGGAACAACACGATTTTATCGCGGATCCGAATCTGGAGCAGCTTATGGCTTGCGACCAGTGGGCTCGCCAGGAGTTAGCTAAGTGGATTTCAGTCTGA
- a CDS encoding aldo/keto reductase gives MSETKREIGKSGIFVSPVAMGCWPISGMTSLNVNDDDSRATVRAAIDSGINFLDSAFCYGADGKSEQLIGEVIADCRDDVVIATKGGIHWDSDIVRHNDASPDRIVKECEISLQRMNIETIDLYYLHSPDPNVPVEESATAFVKLLESGKIRSVGASNFKLDELKRFNEVCPISAVQNRYNMLQRGLEDEVIPWCLENNVSVMNYWPLMKGLLAGKIRRDFKFDPNDKRLSYEVFQGENFERAQLLLDKLDLIASKHDKTVAQVVVNWCMHRPGITSVLCGAKRPWQIEDTAGAMGWSLDEEQLKELSSVI, from the coding sequence ATGAGTGAGACGAAACGCGAAATTGGAAAGTCCGGAATCTTTGTCTCGCCTGTGGCGATGGGATGTTGGCCGATTTCCGGTATGACCAGCCTGAATGTTAACGACGACGATTCTCGAGCCACGGTTCGCGCTGCGATCGATTCTGGCATCAACTTTTTGGATTCGGCATTTTGCTACGGAGCTGATGGAAAAAGTGAACAACTGATCGGAGAAGTCATCGCGGATTGCCGCGACGATGTCGTGATCGCGACCAAGGGAGGGATTCACTGGGATAGCGATATCGTCCGCCACAACGACGCGTCGCCGGATCGAATCGTCAAGGAATGCGAAATCAGTCTTCAGCGAATGAACATCGAAACGATTGACTTGTACTATCTGCATTCGCCAGACCCCAACGTGCCGGTCGAAGAAAGTGCGACGGCGTTCGTGAAGTTGCTGGAGTCCGGAAAGATCCGCAGTGTTGGCGCTTCGAACTTCAAACTTGATGAGCTCAAGCGTTTCAATGAAGTCTGCCCCATCTCTGCCGTGCAGAACCGATACAACATGCTGCAGCGTGGGCTTGAGGATGAAGTGATTCCGTGGTGTTTGGAAAACAATGTCTCAGTGATGAATTACTGGCCTTTGATGAAGGGATTGCTTGCCGGAAAGATCCGTCGCGATTTCAAATTCGATCCAAATGACAAGCGACTGTCCTACGAAGTTTTTCAAGGCGAGAACTTTGAGCGAGCCCAACTGTTGCTGGACAAGCTGGACCTGATTGCGAGTAAGCATGACAAAACGGTGGCTCAGGTTGTCGTGAACTGGTGCATGCATCGCCCGGGAATCACCTCGGTACTCTGCGGTGCCAAACGGCCCTGGCAGATTGAAGATACAGCCGGGGCAATGGGCTGGAGTTTGGATGAAGAGCAGTTGAAGGAATTGAGTTCCGTGATTTGA